One Pantoea trifolii DNA segment encodes these proteins:
- the cydX gene encoding cytochrome bd-I oxidase subunit CydX, with the protein MWYFAWILGTLLACAFGVITALALEHVEESSAKDEQV; encoded by the coding sequence ATGTGGTATTTTGCCTGGATTCTTGGCACCTTGCTGGCCTGTGCGTTCGGTGTGATTACGGCGCTGGCGCTGGAGCATGTTGAAGAGAGCAGCGCCAAGGACGAGCAAGTCTGA